TTGCATCAGGTAGCGGTAGTAATGTCGAAGCACTGTTTGAAGCAATCGAGGCAGGGACGTTACATGCCTCGATCGAACTGATCGTCTGCGATCAACCGGACGCAGCAGTCATTGAACGGGCGAAACGACGTGGATGTGACGTCTTCGTCTTTCGGGCGAAGGACTATCCGGATAAACCAAGTTTTGAGCGGGAAATCATCGCTCGTCTTGAAGCAAAAGGTATTGAACGGATCATCCTTGCCGGTTACATGCGATTGATCGGGGAAGAGTTGCTCGGACGATACGCAGGGCGGATCGTCAACATTCATCCGTCGCTACTTCCGGCGTTCCCAGGAAAAGATGCGATCGGACAAGCATTTCGTGGCGGAGTTAAAATCACAGGTGTTACAATTCATATAGTCGATGAAGGAATGGACACTGGACCCATCATGGCTCAAGAAGCCGTTCGGATTACAGAAGAGATGACGCGTGAAACGTTGCAACAAGCGATTCAGCGCGTCGAACATAGACTGTATCCGCAAGTCATCGAAGAGTGGATGAAAGAGGAGGCAAACGTATGAGAGCGTTAATTAGTGTGTCGGATAAAACAGGGATCGTCGAACTAGGACGAGCGTTTCACGAAGCAGGTATCGAGCTCGTCTCGACAGGCGGAACACATCAAGCATTAGAGGAAGCTGGGCTTCCGGTCATTGGTATCAGTGAAGTCACACAATTCCCAGAGATGCTCGACGGACGTGTCAAGACGCTCCATCCCATGGTCCACGGTGGATTACTTGGTCGTCGTGATCTCGAATCCCATCGTGAACAGATGGCTGCGCAACAAATTCAACCGATTGATTTCGTCGTCGTCAATCTATATCCGTTCAAGCAGACAGTCTTACAAGAAGACGTTGCCTATGCGGATGCGATTGAGAACATCGACATCGGTGGACCAAGCATGTTGCGTTCAGCAGCGAAGAACCACGCGGCTGTGACGGTCGTCGTCGACCCAGCTGATTACGAAACCGTCGTTGCGGAGGTTCGTGAAGGTGGAACGACGTTTGAGACACGTCAACGTCTTGCAGCGAAAGCATTCCGTCATACAGCGGCGTACGATGCGTTGATCGCGGATTATTTCTTGACGCAAACAGGAGAGAAGTTCCCGGATCAGTTGACGATTACGCTTGAGAAGGTCCAAGACCTCCGTTACGGAGAAAATCCACACCAAGAAGCAGCCTTTTATAAAACACCGATTTACCGTGGGGCTTCCCTTGCTTCCGCGAAGCAGTTGCACGGTAAAGAGTTGTCGTATAACAACATTCAAGATGCAAACGCAGCTCTTGAAATCCTCGACGAGTTCCGCGAAGCAGCAGCCGTCGTCGTTAAACACATGAACCCATGTGGCGTTGCCGTCGGTCCAACGATCGGAGAGGCTTTCCGCCGCGCGCATGCAGCAGATCCTATCTCAATCTTCGGTGGCATCGTCGCCTTGAACCGCGAAGTCGATCTTGAAACAGCAGAACAACTAAGTGGTATCTTCCTTGAAATTATCATTGCCCCGTCCTTCACGGAAGAAGCATTTGCCTTATTGTCAGCGAAAAAGAACATTCGTCTGCTCGAGCTCGACGTCAAACGTGTCCAAGCGATCCGCTATACGGCAGTTGCCGGCGGCATGCTTGTCCAAGACAGTGACGATGAGACGCTTGATGATGCGGCAGCACGCGTCGTCACGGACCGCAAGCCGACAGCAGCGGAATGGGAAGATTTGAAACTGGCATGGCGCGCTGTTAAACACGTCAAGTCGAATGCGATCGTTCTCGCGAAAGACGAAGTAACCGTTGGTGTTGGTGCAGGACAGATGAACCGTGTTGGTTCGGCAAACATCGCGATCACGCAAGCCGGAGAAAAAGCGGTTGGCGCATCCCTTGCTTCCGATGCTTTCTTCCCAATGGGGGACACAGTCGAAGCAGCAGCAGCGGCTGGTATTACCGCAATCATTCAACCAGGTGGCTCGATTC
This window of the Exiguobacterium acetylicum genome carries:
- the purN gene encoding phosphoribosylglycinamide formyltransferase — its product is MKIACFASGSGSNVEALFEAIEAGTLHASIELIVCDQPDAAVIERAKRRGCDVFVFRAKDYPDKPSFEREIIARLEAKGIERIILAGYMRLIGEELLGRYAGRIVNIHPSLLPAFPGKDAIGQAFRGGVKITGVTIHIVDEGMDTGPIMAQEAVRITEEMTRETLQQAIQRVEHRLYPQVIEEWMKEEANV
- the purH gene encoding bifunctional phosphoribosylaminoimidazolecarboxamide formyltransferase/IMP cyclohydrolase; the encoded protein is MRALISVSDKTGIVELGRAFHEAGIELVSTGGTHQALEEAGLPVIGISEVTQFPEMLDGRVKTLHPMVHGGLLGRRDLESHREQMAAQQIQPIDFVVVNLYPFKQTVLQEDVAYADAIENIDIGGPSMLRSAAKNHAAVTVVVDPADYETVVAEVREGGTTFETRQRLAAKAFRHTAAYDALIADYFLTQTGEKFPDQLTITLEKVQDLRYGENPHQEAAFYKTPIYRGASLASAKQLHGKELSYNNIQDANAALEILDEFREAAAVVVKHMNPCGVAVGPTIGEAFRRAHAADPISIFGGIVALNREVDLETAEQLSGIFLEIIIAPSFTEEAFALLSAKKNIRLLELDVKRVQAIRYTAVAGGMLVQDSDDETLDDAAARVVTDRKPTAAEWEDLKLAWRAVKHVKSNAIVLAKDEVTVGVGAGQMNRVGSANIAITQAGEKAVGASLASDAFFPMGDTVEAAAAAGITAIIQPGGSIRDQESIDACNKHGITMIFTNVRHFKH